A single region of the Streptomyces sp. NBC_00236 genome encodes:
- a CDS encoding DsbA family protein, whose amino-acid sequence MSDSTPAAPVVLDVWCELQCPDCRHALTDVRALRARYGDRVEIRFRHFPLEKHKHAFAAAQAAEEAAAQGKDWPYIEAVLDRTAELDRAGEPLLIEVARELGLDAEEFDTALIDGRHMLIVDADQAEGKAIGVTGTPTYMIGGERLDGGKSQEGLRERIEAIADRLLAEQG is encoded by the coding sequence ATGAGCGATTCCACCCCCGCAGCGCCGGTCGTCCTCGACGTCTGGTGCGAGCTCCAGTGCCCCGACTGCCGCCACGCCCTCACCGATGTGCGCGCCCTGCGCGCCCGCTACGGCGACCGGGTCGAGATCCGGTTCCGGCACTTCCCGCTGGAGAAGCACAAGCACGCCTTCGCCGCCGCGCAGGCAGCCGAGGAGGCCGCGGCGCAGGGCAAGGACTGGCCGTACATCGAGGCGGTGCTCGACCGCACCGCCGAGCTCGACCGCGCCGGCGAGCCTCTGCTGATCGAGGTGGCGCGGGAACTCGGTCTGGACGCAGAGGAGTTCGACACCGCCCTGATCGACGGCCGGCACATGCTGATCGTCGACGCCGATCAGGCCGAGGGCAAGGCGATCGGGGTCACCGGCACGCCCACCTACATGATCGGCGGCGAGCGGCTGGACGGCGGCAAGAGCCAGGAAGGGCTCCGCGAACGGATCGAGGCGATCGCCGACCGGCTGCTCGCCGAACAGGGCTGA
- a CDS encoding GNAT family N-acetyltransferase gives MTTTLRPSGPIQPGADGAQSRAYDVCDNGRPVGAVEIGTEPGSDGATGALRSLRIDEPVRRRGRGTIAALAAEEVLRGWGCTQVRASVGADNLAGQRLTAALGYTERSRNMIKQLPADPPELPAGLTARPMTPEEYAAWEDGAIAGYAESLVSRGTPPESALRAARVSHARHLPQGLATEGAQLHHFIHEREKAGFLWVARFEMQPGAVVGYVFDVEVDERFRGRGYGRALMLQAERLALAAGETRLGLHVVTANTPALRLYESLGYEPTRYNLAKPL, from the coding sequence ATGACCACGACACTCCGGCCGTCCGGGCCGATCCAGCCAGGCGCCGACGGCGCACAGAGCCGCGCGTACGACGTGTGCGACAACGGGCGCCCCGTCGGGGCGGTCGAGATCGGCACCGAGCCGGGTTCGGACGGCGCGACAGGAGCCCTGCGGTCCTTGCGGATCGACGAACCGGTGCGGCGACGCGGCCGCGGCACCATCGCGGCACTGGCGGCCGAGGAGGTGCTGCGGGGCTGGGGCTGCACGCAGGTACGGGCCAGTGTCGGCGCCGACAACCTTGCGGGGCAGCGGCTGACCGCCGCACTCGGCTACACCGAACGCAGCCGGAACATGATCAAGCAGCTGCCCGCCGACCCTCCGGAGCTGCCTGCCGGGCTGACCGCACGGCCGATGACGCCCGAGGAGTACGCGGCCTGGGAGGACGGTGCGATCGCCGGGTACGCGGAGAGCCTGGTGAGCCGCGGCACCCCGCCGGAGTCGGCGCTGCGGGCGGCCCGTGTCTCGCACGCCCGACACCTGCCGCAGGGCCTCGCCACCGAGGGCGCGCAACTGCACCACTTCATCCACGAGAGGGAGAAGGCCGGGTTCCTCTGGGTGGCACGGTTCGAGATGCAGCCCGGTGCGGTGGTCGGCTACGTGTTCGACGTCGAGGTGGACGAGCGCTTCCGGGGGCGCGGATACGGCCGTGCGCTGATGCTCCAGGCCGAACGCCTCGCGCTCGCGGCGGGGGAGACGCGGCTGGGCCTGCACGTTGTCACGGCCAACACGCCCGCACTCCGGCTGTACGAGTCACTGGGCTACGAGCCGACGCGGTACAACCTGGCCAAGCCGCTCTGA
- a CDS encoding aminotransferase class IV produces MKIWVNGGLRAADDARVSVLDHGLTVGDGIFETVRTTDGRPFALTRHLDRLTRSAQGLGLPAPDLDEVRRACAAVIEANPAALGRLRITYTGGISPLGSDRGTAGPGLVVALGEVKRRPDTTAVITVPWTRNERGALTGLKTTSYAENVVALARAHEKGASEALFANTVGRLCEGTGSNVFVVLDGQLHTPPVASGCLAGITRALAVEWTGAQETDLPFDVLDRADEIFLTSTLRDIQAVHRVDGRELPGGPGPVTAKAMRVFDERAGDDLDP; encoded by the coding sequence ATGAAGATCTGGGTCAACGGGGGACTGCGGGCCGCCGATGACGCCCGGGTGTCCGTGCTCGACCACGGGCTCACCGTCGGCGACGGCATCTTCGAGACGGTGAGGACCACCGACGGCAGGCCCTTCGCACTCACCCGCCACCTCGACCGGCTGACCCGCTCCGCCCAGGGCCTCGGACTGCCCGCGCCCGACCTGGACGAGGTGCGCCGCGCCTGCGCCGCCGTCATCGAGGCGAATCCGGCCGCGCTCGGCAGGCTGCGCATCACCTACACCGGCGGGATCTCTCCGCTCGGCTCCGACCGCGGCACCGCGGGCCCCGGCCTCGTGGTCGCCCTCGGAGAGGTGAAGCGCCGCCCGGACACCACGGCGGTCATCACCGTTCCGTGGACGCGCAACGAACGCGGCGCGCTCACCGGGCTCAAGACCACCTCGTACGCCGAGAACGTCGTCGCCCTCGCCCGCGCCCACGAGAAAGGCGCCTCCGAGGCGCTGTTCGCCAACACCGTCGGCCGCCTGTGCGAAGGCACCGGCTCCAACGTCTTCGTCGTCCTCGACGGACAGCTGCACACGCCGCCGGTCGCCTCCGGCTGTCTCGCCGGGATCACCCGCGCACTGGCGGTGGAATGGACCGGGGCGCAGGAGACGGACCTGCCGTTCGACGTCCTGGACCGGGCCGATGAGATCTTCCTGACCTCCACCCTCCGCGACATCCAGGCCGTCCACCGCGTCGACGGCCGGGAGCTGCCCGGCGGCCCGGGGCCGGTGACAGCCAAGGCCATGCGGGTCTTCGACGAGCGGGCCGGCGACGACCTGGACCCGTGA
- a CDS encoding chorismate-binding protein → MARFGGLVASDLQDVTSDPAALDSSGFWAVSADFEGRLVCARFATVRTAAVPAPVRGAWRGPAAGDWTSSLDRAAYTEGVRRIRAYIATGEVYQANLCRVMTAPLPDPAGADVDALTALLARGNPAPYAGTIRLPGHGVEIATASPELFLRRDGRTVESGPIKGTGRTEADLLEKDHAENVMIVDLVRNDLGRVCATGSVTVPDLCAVEKHPGLVHLVSTVRGRLADGTGWPELLAAAFPPGSVTGAPKSSALRIIEELETAPRGPYCGGIGWVDADRATASLAVGIRTFWTDRTGGAPVLRFGTGAGITWGSDPEREWAETELKASRLLAIASGAYEATGRTAP, encoded by the coding sequence ATGGCCCGCTTCGGCGGCCTCGTCGCCTCCGATCTGCAGGATGTGACCAGTGATCCCGCAGCCCTCGACTCGTCCGGATTCTGGGCGGTTTCAGCGGATTTCGAGGGCCGGCTCGTCTGTGCCCGCTTCGCCACCGTGCGTACCGCGGCCGTGCCCGCGCCCGTGCGCGGCGCATGGCGCGGTCCGGCCGCCGGTGACTGGACCTCGTCCCTCGACCGCGCCGCGTACACGGAGGGCGTACGGCGCATTCGCGCGTACATCGCGACCGGCGAGGTCTACCAGGCCAATCTCTGCCGTGTGATGACCGCGCCGCTGCCCGATCCGGCCGGGGCGGACGTGGACGCCCTCACCGCGCTGCTTGCGCGCGGCAACCCGGCCCCGTACGCAGGAACGATTCGGCTTCCCGGTCACGGGGTGGAGATCGCCACCGCCTCGCCGGAGCTGTTCCTGCGCAGGGACGGCCGCACGGTCGAGTCCGGACCGATCAAGGGCACCGGGCGCACGGAGGCCGATCTCCTGGAGAAGGACCACGCCGAGAACGTGATGATCGTCGACCTGGTCCGCAACGACCTGGGCCGCGTATGCGCCACCGGATCGGTCACCGTCCCCGACCTCTGTGCCGTCGAGAAGCACCCCGGTCTCGTCCACCTCGTCTCCACCGTGCGGGGCCGGCTCGCCGACGGCACCGGCTGGCCGGAACTGCTCGCCGCGGCCTTCCCGCCCGGGTCCGTGACCGGGGCACCCAAGTCCAGCGCGCTGAGGATCATCGAGGAACTGGAGACCGCCCCGCGCGGCCCGTACTGCGGAGGCATCGGCTGGGTGGACGCCGACCGGGCCACCGCCTCCCTCGCCGTGGGGATCCGCACCTTCTGGACCGACCGCACGGGCGGCGCTCCGGTGCTGCGGTTCGGCACCGGAGCCGGCATCACCTGGGGATCCGATCCGGAACGTGAGTGGGCCGAGACCGAACTGAAGGCGTCCAGGCTGCTCGCGATAGCGTCGGGCGCATACGAAGCAACCGGAAGGACCGCACCATGA